tataatcaatttttaaaaatagttttggattttttttaccAATAACATTTGGCTTTGTCTATCTGCATAACAGATAAAATCttattaaatacataaataattttttaatataaatactttatgattctatataaggaaatataaattttaagtcTCAAAAAGGTGCATTAGACagactagaaaaataaaaataataataaataataagaaatctTCAACACAATTTAAAGAATACGGATAGTCATGAATTTTATAACACATGGTAATAGAGTGAGACTTGAATTAACAAGGTAAGTAGAATTGTCAGAGTGAGACTTGAATTAATAAGGTAAGTAGAATTGTAAGTCGATGCCAAAAAGATAAAGCGATGTTCAAACTTAAAATATCTAACCATAATCTGTTTACTTTTTCTTTGGTCTTACTTTCCAAGCgtctcaagaaaaaaaaaaagggaaggaTGTGGGTTGAGATCATCTGTGGTCTAATCTACAAATTCGTCCGCCGTCTCTTCCACGACGACGAGCTTTCCGATGACGAAACCTCCGGTTCCACTGCTATCTTCTCCGTCGGTCACAGGTAAAACCCTCTCTTTTACCCACTTTGCTGATTTCACTGATTGATTATATTTGGTTACAACAAGTGCAGAGTTGAGAAGGTTTATGGTGGAAAAGCTTATGTAGGGCTTCGTATTCCAGATGCTGACACTTCTTCTAGACAGGACATTGATCTTGTCCTCCTCACTAAAGGGtaacttcttcttctctctctctctctctttttttctctgtgTTGACTTgagaaaaatcatatttttggcTTTTAGACAAGTTGTGGTGATCAATGTCAAGGATCTATCTGGGGTTGTTATGGTAACCAGCGATGGAAGCTGGGTTTGTCAATCTGGAAAGCATCAGACTTACCCTGATCCTGTACGTTCTTTCTTTCCCAAAGTAAAACACTTTGTTTCTcgctttgtttattattattatcaaacTAGTTTAGGGCCTGCACTGCTGCCCAAATCTACTCAAACCTAACTCTATTCCATTTCTCTAAAACAGAGATTGCTAATCCTCTGTTTTCTACTCTATAACTAGAGAttgctattttagagaaatatattttagtaaacaaaataaatacaatgGTCTTACACATTTCTAGACACTAGACAATGTATGATTGAAGAGTGAATACaagattatatgttttattcattgaaatctttttttttttttttaattttcttgacAGAGCAAAGCTGACCTGCTTCATCCATCTATGCAACTCTGTTTCTGACTAatagatttatgttttttttttgtttactcaGCTGGTTGAGGTGAAAAAACAAGCTTCGGTTCTTGAATCATATCTTGAACAAAGGGGGCTTACTCTACTAGAAGGAAATCTGTCTTGCAAAGTTGTAATTCCCAATCCCAACTTTCGGtatgtaattattttatatttgcgACCGTCTGTGTATTTACATGTTTACATCAAATACTAGTTACAGACCCCTTTTGAAGTGTGTGGGCGTGACCCACTATTTTACCCCATAAAATGTTTTCTAGTGGTGTACTTGTGTTAATTTTTCAGTACAATGCATGCGTTTCCGAGTGAGGTAATTACCTACGAAGAGTGGAAACATATGAAACCAGTATCAAGGAACATTCTTTCTGGTTGGGTGAAAGGCGCATTGTGCACGGGCAAAGAGATGCATGAATCTTCGCATCGAAAACTCAACTTCATCCTTGGCACTGCACCAATGTGGGATAGGTCTGAAATAGCGAGAGAGATTTTCTTTTCCTGAATATATGAATGCCGTTCAGAGAGTTTAAAAGGTTTGATTGTGATGCAGGGTGGAGCTTAAAAGTAGCAAGATTGTGTTTGGAGAGTTCCTTGAGTTCAAAGGAAAGCGGGAAGATACTTTGGCTCTGAAACAAATCAAGAGATCAAAAGTTGACCGTATCTCTATTCAGCATACAAGCATGTTTGGATTCGGTAATTTCTCTACAAATTTCATTATCTTCTTccatttatttctttgtttttttacgTTTTTTAAATTTGGATTCAAATGAAACACAAAAAATGCAAACAGCTGATGTTGATTTTGACTAAtgaagatatatttattttaaccgTGTTTGCAGCACCGTCGAGGCTGCAGGTTGTTTACTCGTATAGGGACTACAGAAGTGAAGGGAGATCAGTATCAGAGACGAAGGAAGTGACTGTAAGGTCGAGCACCGAGGTTGTGTTCCAGCCACGCGACTCCACGAAGATTAAGAAAATTCAGCTCTTGTCCCTCCGCTCCATTTCACTAAGTGCCTAACTGTTCCATTTGAAAAAACAGCAGAGAAAAGCTGTTtactatgtatatataaattacatcTGAATTCAGTTTTATTATTAAGCGATATAACAACCTGTTTGTGGAAAGGAAAGGATATTTTCTGGTTTATTGTCTTTACTTAACGCTTTAAGCAATTTCAATTAGTTATTTAAACCCTTCATTAGAAAAATGATCACGATTGAGAAAGAGACTGTCCAATCATTTGTGAAGATCAAAAGTACTGACACACCACAAAACTCCGGAGGTGGTTCAAAAGTCAGTAACCACGCAAGACCACAAGCCAATTATTCCATTCCACGAGATGAACACTACTATGGTACATGAGATTATTTACATGATGtttatagaaagaaaaaaaaacacaggcttgtgagagagagagagagacttgaGTCACAAAATCAGTCGTCATATGAAATGTGAGGACTGGTGAGACAACCAGGTGCATTAGGATCCTCTGCCCCGCAACAATCGTAGAACTTGGCTGCGTATGGTGGATCTTCTGGTCCCAATTCATAGTACCTTCATTTGTCAATACTCTTAATCAATCAGGACAAGTGATGCTACATAATAGTCCCTTAACTAATTATTATATCAGTACTTATAAATAAACACACAATGAATCAGATTAATACCCATCTGACCTGGTGACAAACAAACAATAGTATAAATCAATTACTTCCAAAACTCTTTCAACTGATGAGACGTAGTAAACCCCAATAATCGAGGACAAAAGAATCAGTGTAACCTAATTCTTTCAAGCTGTACGGATTTAGGGATTcggggggaggggggggggggggaataaCCTTTTCTGGTCATCGTGGCGACGACAAACGAAGAAGGAAGGATGAAAACGGCAAGAGGAAGCATTGTTCGAGGAATCTCTGTAGCTTGCCTTGCACCTCCGGCACAACTTCTCCATCTCTTTCGTCTTTCTCTCCATCTCCGTTCTCTCGATCAACAAACCAGCTCTCCCACtcaattctattttttaaagcCCACTGCAAAACTACCCTTAATGGGCCTGATCCACGAAAGTCGGCCGCTTTAGACttgtaaaatatatacacaGTCCATCGTATGTtactagagaaaaaaaaattcgtctCCGTTAATCTAAACCTCTACAGAGAGGTTAGGGTTCCTTTCCTTACGCGCTTCCTTCCTACTTTTGgtcaaattttatttgtgaAGAAACTTATCGATTTTCCGCGTGATTGTAGAGTCTCAGGCTTGATACGATCTGTAACTATGGCGGCAGAGCAGAAGGCGACTACTGAAGAAGTGAAGATGGATCTGTTCGAGGACGACGATGAGTTCGAGGAGTTTGAAATTAACGAAGGTGAATTCCTTTGATTTAATATGTAGATCTGATGTGTGGTATATGGTAGTGTTAGTATGGGAATGGATCTTTAGGTTTCTATAGATTTGGTTGGTTCTTATCTTATAACAATTGATAAACATAGTTCTCTAAAGGAATGGGGATTTGATATATCTAAGgatcttttttataaatatgttttttgagCAGATTGGGTTGAGAAAGAGGAAGTGAAGGAAGTTGGACAGCAGTGGGAAGATGAttgggatgatgatgatgtcaATGACGACTTCTCGCTTCAGTTAAGGAAGGAACTTGAGACTAGCTCTGCTGATAAGAAATGAATGAGAAGCAGCTCTCAAGATTGAAAGATCGTATTTGAATTTgcatcctctgttttttttactaTTGTTGCTTCTACTTTTACCCTTTTGCACATTTTACTCTTGGATGCAATATTCCCCATCTATCAAATCTTAACCGCTTAATAGATTTATTATGATTCAGTCTTCCTAAGTTTTACCGGGAAAAATGTATGTTGTGTTTTACGCGGAATCGTTATGGATTCTCGATTTTCCTCTTCCATTACGTTTTGGTTTTCGCATTTTCATTTTGATTACGTGCTAGGGTCGTTTTGAGTTGTTTCGTGTTCTTGTCTAAGCTTCATTCAGTTTGCTTTTGAGGTGTGAGCAGTTTCTATAACCGTGGTCTTTGAGATTCTAGTTCTTTCAGACTTATTACCGAAAATCCAATCATGGGTCATAGCGGTTTTCAAGTCGGTTGAGTGGTTTTGTGTTCTTGTAGCTTCAATGGACTGGGAGCTTCTTGAGACCGTGGTAGACCCCAATCCTTTGCTTGTCAAATGCAGATTCTTTGGATGGCATTTTTGAATCTTGATAATACTCAAATCTCTCAAGTTAGCTAGGACTAGAGTCTAGCTGATTGTCGTTTAGGTTAGAGGGTTGTACTTCAGCAACCATCGACTTGTCCCGCcagaatttttttctaaatagtCGGTTTTGTATACTTCAGTTTGGGCTCTAGTTCTGATGTTCAGACTACTAATTATACCCACATACAGTATAGATTTGTAATGTGAGTTTGATAATAAAATCTGAAAAAAGTTTTGTTGAATACTAACAGTAGAATCGAAAAGATTCATAGAACAAAGGAAAAGACACGACAGCCTTTGAAATCACTTTTATCTTCTACTTCAACAGCCAAACATAAAACGGGTCTTGCGGATTTTACTATCATATCTCTCTCATCTTCAAAACCaaataccaaaataaaaacaaaactccTAAGAAAGAGTGAGCAGACTTGGTGGACAAAACGAACAAAAAACCACCCAAATGTAAAGTAAGCAGCTTGCTGCTGCTGCATTCAGCATGCGCTGGCAACTTCTGCAACGCCGTTTTGTGATATCTCTTCAACTACTTCTGGTATCATACTAGTAGTCTCTTTGGTTTCCTTAGCCTCGTCTTTTGGTGTCACCTTCTTGTCACTGGCAGCCAAAGCTTGCTAAAGGTATTAAACAAATCTCCAtcagatatatttatttatctttagaCAAGGCACACAATTTAAGAGTTTTTATTCTGTTTACCTGTTTTTTATACAGCTGGTGCTTCTTTTTCCCCTCTTTGATTATCTTCTCACGACTCTCGTAGAAGACAAAATCATCGAGTATGCTTGTCTTGGTCTCATGTTCCTTGAAAATCTTGATTACTTTGACTCCTTGCTCTATCTTTACCTGCACACATTTCAAACCCCACATATcccaaattaaattttttttttctaacattCACATGAAGTAGAAAAGGACCAGAAGACAACACTGACCTCCTGTGTATCACGGCTATTAGTAACAGGCTTGTTCTCATTATTCTCCAGAGTAATATGCCTCAAGGAACTATTAGGGATATCTTTAACGATGTGCCACTTAACAGGGAAGCAACCAACCCACTTGTCCTGCTGCCAGTATTCCACAGTCTGGTTGAAATCAACTGGTCCAACCATCTCCGCTAAACCTACAAACTGCCCACTTGTGTTCACCTGTGCACAAAAATCATTTCATTTCATCAGATCggaacaaaatcaaaaataaaaataaaaagtctttttttttagtcATTTCACTTACAGAGAAGATGAGAAAAACAGGGCAGGAGGATTTGTCTCCAACTGCTTCATTGTATGCAGCGTTAAGCTTCTTATTGCCATTGGGGGTGCTAGACCACACATTGTACTTGATGCTTTTGTGAATATCATCTTCACTGTAAGATTTGATCACAAAGAGCTTCGCATTGGTGTAGGCATCAGAGAAATCTTCCTTGTTGTACTCCTTCGAATCCGGAACAGAAGCATCCACCGGTGCTGCTTTAAGAGTTTCAGGCTGACCAATCTTGAAGCCCTTGGCTCTTGGCCCTCTGTTAAGCTCGTTAAGCCACTCGGCATTCTCCTTGCCGTACCCGTAGAAGCCGTAACCTTTTGTCTTGTAACCATTGTCAAACGCGTACCAGTTTGGAGTGTAGGTGCTATAACCACCGTAAGAATCATATCCGTAGCCACTCATGTAAGGTCCATACATTGAGTACACGCTGTCCATGTATCCACTGCCAGATCGTCCCTGATGCCATAAGATTAAAAAGATCCAAATCAACAAAACTCAATTATTAGAAGAAGGGAGAAAGGTGATCCAAAGTCTAGAAGACATACCAGGTAGGAGGAGGGAGTGTTGGTGGTGGTCTTTCCAGAAGCATAGTTCATGTCGTAACCATATCTCGGGTACTGATATGCTTGAGGATAGTAGCCACCAGTAGGGTAGGAACCATAGTAGCCCTTTTGAGAAGAGTAGTTGTTGTAACCAAGTTTCTTCTGGTTCAATCCTTTGTTAGGTAAAAGACCACTCTTGTTTGAGAAGCCACTGTTACTGTTTCCGCCGTACACATCCTGCAAACACGAAATGGAATTTGATTACTAACCACttttgttctctaaaaaaatgtaaatcacTCTGGATACCTTATTATTATTCGCAGTGTTTGCAGGGACTTTGGCCATGGTTTCTTGATCAATTGACAGATTCTTCGGCAAATCTGCAGCTTCTAATATTACAAAAGCAATCAAGGGATAACATTTCTTTCGAATTTTGCAAAAACACTAACAGATCTAAACCCTAGAATCAACAGAGAACAAATATAAGagctctttctttctttcttgcaaGTAAACCCTAGCAAAACCCTCCATTTCCAACACAGAAATGAAAAGTTCCGACACAGAAatgtaatgttttaaaaataaattaagacgGTG
The sequence above is drawn from the Raphanus sativus cultivar WK10039 chromosome 7, ASM80110v3, whole genome shotgun sequence genome and encodes:
- the LOC108817458 gene encoding uncharacterized protein LOC108817458; the encoded protein is MERKTKEMEKLCRRCKASYRDSSNNASSCRFHPSFFVCRRHDDQKRYYELGPEDPPYAAKFYDCCGAEDPNAPGCLTSPHISYDD
- the LOC108817454 gene encoding YTH domain-containing protein ECT3; translation: MATTISPSDQAADLPKNLSIDQETMAKVPANTANNNKDVYGGNSNSGFSNKSGLLPNKGLNQKKLGYNNYSSQKGYYGSYPTGGYYPQAYQYPRYGYDMNYASGKTTTNTPSSYLGRSGSGYMDSVYSMYGPYMSGYGYDSYGGYSTYTPNWYAFDNGYKTKGYGFYGYGKENAEWLNELNRGPRAKGFKIGQPETLKAAPVDASVPDSKEYNKEDFSDAYTNAKLFVIKSYSEDDIHKSIKYNVWSSTPNGNKKLNAAYNEAVGDKSSCPVFLIFSVNTSGQFVGLAEMVGPVDFNQTVEYWQQDKWVGCFPVKWHIVKDIPNSSLRHITLENNENKPVTNSRDTQEVKIEQGVKVIKIFKEHETKTSILDDFVFYESREKIIKEGKKKHQLYKKQQALAASDKKVTPKDEAKETKETTSMIPEVVEEISQNGVAEVASAC
- the LOC108817457 gene encoding protein DELETION OF SUV3 SUPPRESSOR 1(I), which translates into the protein MAAEQKATTEEVKMDLFEDDDEFEEFEINEDWVEKEEVKEVGQQWEDDWDDDDVNDDFSLQLRKELETSSADKK
- the LOC108817455 gene encoding uncharacterized protein LOC108817455; the encoded protein is MWVEIICGLIYKFVRRLFHDDELSDDETSGSTAIFSVGHRVEKVYGGKAYVGLRIPDADTSSRQDIDLVLLTKGQVVVINVKDLSGVVMVTSDGSWVCQSGKHQTYPDPLVEVKKQASVLESYLEQRGLTLLEGNLSCKVVIPNPNFRTMHAFPSEVITYEEWKHMKPVSRNILSGWVKGALCTGKEMHESSHRKLNFILGTAPMWDRVELKSSKIVFGEFLEFKGKREDTLALKQIKRSKVDRISIQHTSMFGFAPSRLQVVYSYRDYRSEGRSVSETKEVTVRSSTEVVFQPRDSTKIKKIQLLSLRSISLSA